Part of the Engraulis encrasicolus isolate BLACKSEA-1 chromosome 23, IST_EnEncr_1.0, whole genome shotgun sequence genome is shown below.
CGGTGCTGAAGAAAATGCTTTGACAGTCGGATGGGATTTGTACTACAACATGATCTTCCTCCTGTAACTCCGAGCGAATTATTGGTGTTTTCATAAGAGAATCAGTGCGAGGACGTTAACTGGAGTTTAAATACGGATTTCACGCCATGGCAGACGGTGGACAAAGACGCAGAGGGGATCTCCGTCGGATTGTTTTATGCGTCTCCTTGCTGTTGTCTTTCGGGGAGCGGATTTCTGCCCAAATCAGGTACTCGGTGGCGGAGGAGGCGAAACAGGGGACAACTGTCGGTAATATTGCAAAGGATTTAGGAATAGATGCAAGTAGCTTAGTCGAGCGACGCTTTCGAGTCGTGTCTGGATCTAAAGACGCTCTGTTTCAGGTTAACCAGAACAATGGCGTGCTGTATGTTGAAAAGGAAATCGACAGGGAGGCGTTGTGCGATGGTACTGAAGCTTGTGTCATAAATGTGAAGCTTGCCGTAGAAAATCCTTTAGAAATACATCACGTTGCAGTGGAAATAACGGATATTAATGATCATTCTCCTACTTTTGCTGACAAAGAAACGAGTTTAGAAATTTCAGAGAGCACAAACCCTGGTGTCCGTGTTCAACTCCAAACTGCGCATGATCCGGATACTGGGGCGAATGGTGTCCGACTGTATAAATTAAGTCAAAATGAACATTTTGGATTAGAAattagagatagaggagaggataaaCTCCCCTTCATAGTATTACAGAAACCCCTCGACAGAGAGCGCAAAGCTCAACACAAATTGGTTCTGACGGCTAGTGATGGAGGCACTCCACCAAAAACAGGAAAGCTTAATATAACAGTGTCTGTGCTGGATAATAATGACAACCCTCCCGTCTTCAGCCAGGATGTATATTCCGCAACACTGCATGAAAATGTGGCGGCTGGAACAAAAGTTATAAAAGTATCCGCAACAGATTTAGACGAAGGGACAAATGGTGATGTAATATATTCATTTGGAAGTCATGTAAACTCGAAAATATATGATATGTTCAGTTTAGACAGTAATACGGGTGATATACTTGTAAAAGGTCAATTAGATTTTGAGCAAAATAGTGTGTACAAATTGGATGTCCAAGCTTCTGACAGTGGAACACCCCCTATGGCCGCAGACTGTAGAGTTATCATAAAAATACAAGACGTGAATGACAACCAGCCAGAGATAGATGTGACGTCTCTTTCTAACGTGGTTTCTGAGGACAGTAAACCAGGAACTGTCATTTCCCTCATTAGTGTGACAGATGAGGACTCGGGTCTAAATGGCAAAGTGCAGTGCACCATATCTGAAAACGTGCCATTTGAATTGAAACCCTCAGTTCAAGACAACATGTATTCACTGGTGACAAAAGAACGTTTAGATAGAGAGGTCCAgtcccattatgacatcacaataAAAGCGGTCGATTTTGGACAGCCCCCTCTATCAACATTTAAAACTTTAAATATTGATGTATCCGATGTAAATGATAACAGCCCAGAATTCCCCCAAAATCCTCTAGAATTGTACTTATTCGAAAATAACGCAGCAGGTGCGTcaattttctctgtctctgcattTGATAAAGATGTAAATGAAAACGCAGACATCAAATATAACATTGTCAGAGGAGATGGATCTAAGACAGACATGTCTTCTTTTCTCAACATCAACCCTGATAACgggcacatacacgcactcaaGAGCTTCGACTACGAAACTTtgaaaaagtttacatttcatgTGCTAGCCACTGACTCTGGCAGTCCGTCCCTTAGTGCCAACGCCACAATAAATGTGTATATTCTGGACCAGAACGACAATCCTCCCGTTATCTTGTCCCCAGTCAGTTCTAACGGCTCTGCTGAGGGTGTGGAGGAGATCCCACGCAATGTAAACGGAGGACATTTAGTGGCTAAAGTTAGGGCCTATGACGCAGACACTGGATACAATGGATGGCTACTGTTTTCTCTCCATGAAGTAACTGACCACACTTTATTCAGTCTGGATCGCTATACGGGACAGATAAGGACTATGCGAGCATTCACGGAAACAGATGAGGCTGAGCACAAACTAGTTATTCTTGTCAAAGACAATGGGAACGTTTCTCTTTCAGCAACCGCCACCGTAATTGTAAAAGTTGTGGAACCAAAAGAAGCGTTTGCAGCATCTGATCTGACAACAGCCGTTAACGACGAGGAAGACAACGTCACTTTCTATTTGATCATAACTCTGGGCTCTGTCTCGGTGCTTTTTGTAATCAGCATCATCGTCTTGATAGCTATGCAGTGCTCAAAGTCCACAGACTACTCGTCCAAATACTTGCAGGACACGAACTATGATGGAACTTTATGCCACAGCATCCAGTACAGATCTGGAGACAAGAGGTACATGCTGGTTGGACCCAGAATGAGTATCGGTTCCACTATAGTTCCTGGCAGCAATGCAAATACTCTGGTTGTTCCTGATCGCAGGAGTAGAACTTCAGTAGAGGTAAGAGCTGGTTTCATTTTCGACCGTGAAAAATGTTTATGCTGCTATAACACAAAATACTTTGGTTTCCTTTGATCACTTTACATTGGCTCATTCATGGGTATGTCTGACGAGAGTTATACTTTATTTAGCATGTGTGAGCCTATACCTATGTGTACCATATTTAACTATCTGGATGCAcaggtacactgtaacaaatagctgtttatttacggcaattctgcaacagcattctactgtttttcgaaaaaacagacaactactgtgaaaatattactttgagccacatattgagcataaacagtaagtactgcacaatagcagtattcgccgttgtggaaaaaactagagatgcaccggatcctgatttttaggatcctgccggataccagatccactgaataagatcctgccggatccggaaccggataccggatcctacaaaagggttgaaacatatagtctactcgcacacgtgggccctttttattacgttggcgcaaactattttttagactcattggcttattgccacactccCTGCAATAGCCGcgtccaaagggatttcactccatgcagtgattggggttgtgaaagactgaaaagcctaggctagacatgcaccagaccctgatttttaggtaacatgccggataccggatccactgcttaagatcctgccggacccggaccctgtgaaaaactctattatcctgacggatccggaaccggaaccggatccggtgcatctctagaaaataacaagttattttaggcagcaccattgaaacccattcaacctccacttgtccgtgatcaccatctaacttcaataccacctgaagaactgaagtcattctgactggttaaagattatctgatactatcaagcatgatgcaattcctaaggaaactgcaatacttaaaaagtgcttgatgcagcaaagtgggagtagcacatgcattttgatagtgatgaaagtgtgaatgg
Proteins encoded:
- the LOC134439473 gene encoding protocadherin alpha-8-like, whose protein sequence is MADGGQRRRGDLRRIVLCVSLLLSFGERISAQIRYSVAEEAKQGTTVGNIAKDLGIDASSLVERRFRVVSGSKDALFQVNQNNGVLYVEKEIDREALCDGTEACVINVKLAVENPLEIHHVAVEITDINDHSPTFADKETSLEISESTNPGVRVQLQTAHDPDTGANGVRLYKLSQNEHFGLEIRDRGEDKLPFIVLQKPLDRERKAQHKLVLTASDGGTPPKTGKLNITVSVLDNNDNPPVFSQDVYSATLHENVAAGTKVIKVSATDLDEGTNGDVIYSFGSHVNSKIYDMFSLDSNTGDILVKGQLDFEQNSVYKLDVQASDSGTPPMAADCRVIIKIQDVNDNQPEIDVTSLSNVVSEDSKPGTVISLISVTDEDSGLNGKVQCTISENVPFELKPSVQDNMYSLVTKERLDREVQSHYDITIKAVDFGQPPLSTFKTLNIDVSDVNDNSPEFPQNPLELYLFENNAAGASIFSVSAFDKDVNENADIKYNIVRGDGSKTDMSSFLNINPDNGHIHALKSFDYETLKKFTFHVLATDSGSPSLSANATINVYILDQNDNPPVILSPVSSNGSAEGVEEIPRNVNGGHLVAKVRAYDADTGYNGWLLFSLHEVTDHTLFSLDRYTGQIRTMRAFTETDEAEHKLVILVKDNGNVSLSATATVIVKVVEPKEAFAASDLTTAVNDEEDNVTFYLIITLGSVSVLFVISIIVLIAMQCSKSTDYSSKYLQDTNYDGTLCHSIQYRSGDKRYMLVGPRMSIGSTIVPGSNANTLVVPDRRSRTSVEMVLQNGGAPGNAYKNS